A single region of the Oreochromis niloticus isolate F11D_XX linkage group LG19, O_niloticus_UMD_NMBU, whole genome shotgun sequence genome encodes:
- the kcnf1b gene encoding potassium voltage-gated channel subfamily F member 1, protein MWTVPKPNYRAGLCAEGEIAVNIGGVRVVLFGDVLNRYPESRLAELVNCSSQNSELISTLCDDFDPGRKEFYFDRDPDAFKCIIDVYYFDEIHIKRGICPICFIKEMEFWKIDQNVLDECCKSYLSEKEEELKEIANKVKVILEDMEVDQCITRTQRCQRFLWRLMEKPDSSLPARIIAIASFLFILVSAVVMCVGTIPELQVMDAEGKLVEHPTLEAIETVCMLWFTTEFFLRLASSPNKLRFALSIMNIIDFMAIMPFYVVLALTYLGTTSIMELANVQQAVQALRITRIARIFKLARHSSGLQTLTYALKNSLKELGLLLMYMGVGIFVFSALAYTMEQSHPETLFRSIPQSFWWAIITMTTVGYGDIYPKTTLGKCNAAVSFLCGVIAIALPIHPIINNFVIFYNKQKVLETAAKHEVELMELKSGKETRRRNSY, encoded by the coding sequence ATGTGGACAGTTCCGAAGCCAAACTACAGAGCTGGTTTGTGCGCCGAAGGGGAGATTGCTGTGAACATCGGCGGAGTCAGAGTGGTGCTTTTCGGGGATGTTTTGAACCGCTACCCGGAGAGCAGACTGGCTGAGTTGGTGAACTGCTCATCTCAGAATTCCGAACTTATCTCGACACTTTGCGATGACTTCGATCCGGGCAGAAAGGAGTTTTACTTTGATCGAGATCCCGACGCGTTCAAGTGCATCATCGACGTTTATTACTTTGATGAAATCCACATCAAACGCGGCATTTGCCCCATCTGCTTCATCAAAGAGATGGAGTTTTGGAAAATAGACCAAAATGTTTTAGATGAATGCTGTAAAAGTTACTTAAGTgagaaggaggaagagctgAAAGAAATTGCAAACAAAGTTAAAGTCATTTTGGAGGATATGGAGGTGGATCAGTGCATCACGCGCACCCAGCGTTGCCAGAGGTTCCTTTGGAGGCTGATGGAGAAGCCGGATTCCTCTTTGCCGGCGCGCATCATCGCCATCGCATCCTTCCTTTTCATCTTGGTCTCGGCAGTGGTGATGTGTGTGGGGACCATCCCGGAGCTCCAGGTGATGGACGCTGAAGGGAAACTGGTGGAGCATCCGACTCTGGAGGCGATCGAGACGGTGTGCATGTTGTGGTTCACCACGGAATTCTTTCTGCGCCTCGCCTCGTCACCGAACAAGCTGCGCTTTGCGCTCTCCATCATGAATATCATAGACTTTATGGCCATCATGCCTTTCTACGTGGTCCTGGCCCTGACTTACCTCGGCACCACATCCATAATGGAGCTGGCAAACGTCCAGCAAGCTGTCCAGGCGCTCCGCATCACGCGCATCGCGCGTATTTTCAAGTTGGCGCGCCACTCCTCTGGACTGCAAACTCTGACTTACGCGCTGAAGAACAGCCTCAAAGAGCTGGGGCTGCTGCTTATGTATATGGGCGTGGGCATCTTCGTGTTCTCAGCGCTGGCCTACACTATGGAGCAAAGCCACCCGGAGACTTTATTCCGGAGCATCCCGCAATCTTTTTGGTGGGCCATCATCACAATGACCACAGTGGGCTATGGCGATATCTACCCCAAAACCACTCTGGGCAAGTGCAACGCAGCCGTGAGCTTTCTGTGCGGGGTGATAGCAATCGCGCTGCCCATCCACCCCATCATTAACAACTTTGTCATCTTCTACAACAAGCAGAAAGTTCTGGAGACGGCGGCGAAGCATGAAGTGGAGCTGATGGAGCTAAAGTCGGGCAAGGAGACGCGCAGGAGAAATAGCTATtag